One Tolypothrix bouteillei VB521301 DNA window includes the following coding sequences:
- a CDS encoding aspartyl protease yields MGLGTFGADGELFFELQLVPANGASFVIPALFDTGFTDGWLVINTQDLQALEWSEVLGQVKMRTARGEGRFYIYKGKVIIDGIEVTIPVHVGRDVPETAMGSAWLDIMKLVVNKPEGIFTLEFIESP; encoded by the coding sequence ATGGGTTTAGGGACATTCGGTGCTGACGGCGAACTGTTCTTCGAGCTTCAGCTTGTCCCTGCCAACGGTGCGTCGTTTGTTATTCCAGCCCTGTTTGATACTGGTTTCACCGATGGATGGCTTGTCATCAATACCCAGGACCTGCAAGCACTGGAATGGTCAGAAGTGCTAGGACAGGTAAAGATGCGAACGGCACGTGGGGAAGGGAGGTTCTACATCTACAAAGGCAAGGTCATCATCGATGGCATTGAGGTGACTATCCCTGTCCATGTCGGGCGCGATGTCCCCGAAACTGCAATGGGGTCAGCGTGGCTCGACATCATGAAACTAGTGGTCAACAAACCAGAGGGAATTTTTACTCTGGAGTTCATTGAGTCCCCGTAA
- the accD gene encoding acetyl-CoA carboxylase, carboxyltransferase subunit beta, with protein MANNEESRGLKSLLDWFANRRKSGSTTPERQEREIADGLWHKCPSCGVLSYTKDLRANQMVCVECGYHNRVDCDERIRQLIDANTWGSIDDRLRPTDPLQFRDRKAYGDRLRETQEKLGLVDAVKTGLGQIDGLPIALGVMDFRFMGGSMGSVVGEKLTRLIEQATQRRYPVVIICTSGGARMQEGMLSLMQMAKISAALQRHRDEKLLYIPVLTNPTTGGVTASFAMLGDIILAEPKATIGFAGRRVIEQTLREKLPEEFQTAEDLLKHGFVDDIVPRTQLKKTLAQLIALHQPISLTTAVQTHNVVVWETRPFSSTVAE; from the coding sequence ATGGCAAACAACGAAGAATCACGCGGTTTAAAGTCTCTATTGGATTGGTTTGCAAATCGACGGAAGTCAGGGTCTACTACCCCAGAACGTCAAGAACGTGAGATTGCTGATGGTTTGTGGCACAAATGTCCCAGCTGTGGCGTATTAAGTTATACGAAAGATCTCAGGGCGAACCAAATGGTTTGTGTGGAGTGCGGATATCACAATAGAGTGGATTGTGACGAGCGGATTCGTCAGTTAATAGATGCAAACACTTGGGGCTCGATAGACGATCGCTTGCGCCCTACCGATCCTTTGCAATTTCGCGATCGCAAAGCATACGGCGATCGCTTGCGAGAGACTCAAGAAAAACTCGGTTTAGTAGACGCTGTTAAAACAGGATTGGGTCAAATAGACGGTTTACCCATCGCTTTAGGTGTGATGGACTTCCGATTTATGGGTGGAAGCATGGGATCAGTTGTGGGAGAAAAACTGACTCGTTTGATCGAGCAAGCGACACAGCGACGTTATCCCGTAGTCATTATTTGTACCTCTGGTGGGGCTAGGATGCAGGAAGGAATGCTTTCCCTCATGCAAATGGCGAAAATATCCGCCGCCTTACAACGCCATCGGGATGAAAAGCTATTGTATATTCCCGTGTTAACCAATCCCACTACGGGTGGTGTCACAGCGAGTTTTGCCATGTTAGGAGATATTATATTGGCAGAGCCAAAAGCAACAATTGGTTTTGCCGGTCGGCGAGTGATTGAGCAAACTTTACGGGAAAAACTTCCAGAAGAGTTTCAAACAGCAGAAGACTTACTCAAGCACGGTTTTGTAGACGATATCGTACCGCGAACACAGTTAAAGAAGACGTTAGCACAGTTGATTGCCCTGCACCAACCCATCTCGCTGACAACAGCAGTTCAAACACACAATGTTGTAGTTTGGGAAACAAGACCTTTTAGTTCTACAGTGGCTGAATGA
- a CDS encoding prepilin peptidase, which yields MDILIIVQASFIVFALGASVGSFINVVVYRLPAKLSVLWPPSRCPHCLNQLKPYDNVPVLGWLWLKGRCRYCKNKISLRYPLVEGVTGIIFLLVFWVFKFSPLTIGYWGFCSWLLALSLIDLDTMTLPNPLTKSGLVLGIAFQMTLGYLPRASWQELANHLTLAVIGAVLGLWLFDAIALVGSIAFGKTAMGGGDAKLAAMMGAWLGWKYLLVASFLACVVGVLVGGGGIVLSQRRWGQRMPFGPYLALGAFITLFGGEIILSSYLRLFLVSG from the coding sequence ATGGACATCTTAATTATTGTCCAGGCGAGTTTCATCGTATTCGCTCTGGGTGCTTCTGTTGGCAGCTTTATCAACGTTGTAGTTTACAGGCTACCTGCCAAGCTGTCTGTACTTTGGCCTCCCTCTCGCTGTCCCCACTGCCTCAACCAGCTCAAGCCCTACGATAATGTTCCAGTACTGGGATGGCTGTGGTTAAAAGGACGCTGTCGTTACTGCAAAAATAAAATTTCTCTCCGTTACCCTCTAGTAGAAGGTGTAACGGGTATTATTTTTTTATTAGTTTTTTGGGTATTTAAATTTTCACCGCTTACCATTGGTTATTGGGGATTTTGCAGTTGGCTGTTAGCGCTATCACTGATTGATTTGGACACTATGACTTTACCCAATCCACTGACAAAATCGGGTTTGGTGTTGGGAATTGCTTTTCAAATGACGCTCGGTTACCTCCCTAGAGCAAGTTGGCAGGAATTGGCAAATCACTTGACGCTCGCAGTTATTGGAGCTGTTCTGGGCTTATGGCTGTTTGATGCGATCGCCCTTGTTGGTTCAATTGCCTTTGGAAAGACTGCTATGGGTGGAGGGGACGCCAAATTAGCAGCCATGATGGGTGCGTGGTTGGGTTGGAAGTATTTACTTGTAGCTAGCTTTCTGGCGTGTGTAGTGGGAGTGTTGGTAGGTGGAGGCGGAATCGTGCTTTCCCAACGCCGATGGGGACAGAGGATGCCTTTTGGACCCTATCTTGCCTTAGGAGCATTCATTACACTATTTGGTGGTGAAATAATTTTGTCTAGTTACTTGCGGTTGTTCTTAGTGAGTGGTTGA
- the leuB gene encoding 3-isopropylmalate dehydrogenase, whose amino-acid sequence MAQKYRITLLPGDGIGPEIIAVAVDVLKVVGQKFDIQFEFQEALIGGAAIDVTGEPLPKDSLEICRNSDAVLLAAIGGYKWDSLPSHLRPEAGLLGLRSGLGLFANLRPATILPQLIDASSLKKEVVEGVDILVVRELTGGIYFGQPKGIFTTETGEKRGVNTMAYTESEIDRIGRVAFEAARKRNRKLCSVDKANVLEVSQLWRSHITQLAQEYPDVELTHMYVDNAAMQLLRAPKQFDTIVTGNLFGDILSDAAAMLTGSIGMLPSASLGASSPGVFEPVHGSAPDIAGQDKANPLAQVLSAAMMLRYGLNQSAAADYVEKGVLQVLQRGARTGDIMSPGMNLLGCRAMGDALIQVLEEE is encoded by the coding sequence ATGGCACAAAAATACCGCATTACCTTACTTCCCGGCGATGGCATTGGACCCGAAATTATTGCAGTGGCGGTAGACGTACTGAAAGTGGTGGGTCAAAAATTCGATATCCAGTTTGAATTTCAAGAAGCACTAATTGGTGGTGCTGCTATTGATGTCACGGGCGAACCCCTACCCAAAGATTCTCTGGAGATTTGCCGTAACAGCGATGCTGTCTTATTAGCAGCGATTGGCGGCTACAAATGGGATTCTCTGCCATCTCATTTACGTCCGGAAGCGGGTTTGTTGGGGCTGCGATCGGGATTGGGTTTATTTGCGAATTTGCGCCCTGCAACAATACTACCTCAGTTGATTGATGCTTCGTCCTTAAAAAAGGAGGTGGTTGAAGGGGTTGATATTTTGGTAGTGCGAGAACTGACTGGTGGAATCTACTTTGGTCAACCAAAAGGAATTTTTACCACCGAAACGGGTGAAAAGCGGGGTGTAAATACAATGGCTTACACCGAATCCGAAATCGATCGCATCGGACGTGTCGCTTTTGAAGCAGCAAGAAAACGCAATCGTAAACTTTGTTCTGTTGATAAGGCAAATGTTTTGGAAGTTTCTCAACTTTGGAGAAGTCACATAACCCAACTGGCTCAAGAATATCCGGATGTAGAGCTAACTCATATGTATGTAGATAATGCAGCCATGCAGTTGTTACGAGCCCCCAAACAGTTCGATACTATTGTTACGGGAAATCTATTTGGCGATATTCTTTCGGATGCAGCTGCTATGCTAACTGGCAGTATTGGGATGTTACCCTCTGCGAGTTTAGGTGCTTCTAGTCCAGGAGTATTTGAACCCGTTCACGGTTCCGCCCCAGATATTGCAGGACAAGATAAAGCAAATCCTTTAGCGCAGGTTTTGAGCGCCGCAATGATGCTCCGTTATGGTTTAAACCAGTCAGCAGCAGCAGATTATGTTGAAAAGGGAGTGTTACAAGTTTTACAGAGAGGTGCTCGCACGGGAGATATAATGTCTCCGGGTATGAATTTATTAGGCTGCCGCGCTATGGGTGATGCTCTGATTCAAGTTCTTGAAGAGGAGTAA
- a CDS encoding helix-turn-helix transcriptional regulator — translation MIKNNDEYQNTRYLVGEFKKSIAAMERDRQSKNDDFQKWEINRGALQSHLEKLQEEIVEYERILNCNINHKLQIKVDSLNKLPDALIKARIAAKMTQQELADILGIDEQQVKQYEKTDYQCASFVDILEVSTALGVEFETAVVQVDFEEIKEVKKTVEKWRKEKTNIQTKTS, via the coding sequence ATGATTAAAAATAATGATGAGTATCAAAATACTAGATATCTGGTAGGAGAATTTAAAAAATCAATAGCAGCAATGGAGAGAGATCGACAAAGTAAAAACGATGACTTTCAGAAATGGGAAATTAACAGAGGTGCATTACAATCTCATCTAGAGAAATTGCAAGAAGAAATTGTTGAATATGAAAGAATTCTGAATTGCAATATTAATCACAAGTTACAAATTAAAGTTGATTCTTTAAACAAATTACCAGATGCGTTAATCAAAGCTCGGATAGCAGCAAAAATGACTCAACAAGAACTCGCTGACATACTAGGCATTGATGAACAGCAGGTCAAGCAGTACGAAAAGACAGATTATCAGTGCGCTAGCTTTGTCGATATTCTTGAAGTCAGTACGGCTTTGGGTGTAGAATTTGAAACTGCTGTTGTACAAGTAGATTTTGAGGAAATAAAAGAAGTTAAAAAAACCGTGGAAAAATGGCGTAAGGAGAAAACCAATATTCAAACCAAAACCTCATAG
- a CDS encoding DUF6932 family protein, giving the protein MIPEFDGNGNLPPGVHWVEWEEFKERFGTNLTRQRMITGLELAMTQLKAAGCRTIYIDGSFVTSKQKPKDFDACYDNDTVDTNYLRMYAPKLLNHYDRDEQKAKYKGEIFPANQPVGNYGLNSFEFFQRDRQKNRKGIIAIDLLRWEI; this is encoded by the coding sequence GTGATTCCAGAGTTTGATGGGAACGGTAATTTACCACCAGGAGTACACTGGGTAGAATGGGAAGAATTTAAGGAAAGATTTGGGACTAACTTGACGAGGCAACGCATGATAACTGGTCTAGAACTAGCAATGACACAGTTGAAAGCAGCTGGTTGTAGAACTATTTATATAGATGGTAGTTTCGTTACCAGTAAACAAAAACCAAAGGATTTTGATGCTTGTTATGATAACGATACAGTAGACACTAATTATCTAAGAATGTACGCTCCTAAGTTGCTTAATCATTACGATCGTGATGAACAGAAAGCTAAATATAAAGGTGAAATTTTTCCTGCAAACCAACCTGTTGGTAATTATGGTTTAAATTCTTTTGAATTCTTTCAGCGCGACCGTCAAAAAAATCGTAAAGGTATTATTGCTATAGATTTACTAAGGTGGGAAATATGA
- a CDS encoding ABC transporter ATP-binding protein translates to MTQELAIHTRGLTKQFDRHVAVNNIDLEILSGEVYGLIGPNGAGKTTLIRMLAAAEEPTTGEIYINGDRLLRDKSNPTLKRRLGYLPDDYPLYEELTVWDYLDYFARLYRLRDPRRTQRLHEVLELIQLGNKRNSLISTLSRGMKQRLCLARTIIHEPIVLLLDEPVSGLDPIARMQFREIIKVLQEAGMTILISSHVLSDLAELCTSVGIMELGFLVESASLQQLYQRLARQQIAISTLGKIPELLGELKNNPLVQEWEVLPAKNCVLVNFSGKQEDCADLLRSLITANIPLTDFHTTQEDLETIFLKLGHKQAS, encoded by the coding sequence ATGACACAAGAACTGGCTATTCATACCCGTGGACTGACTAAGCAATTTGACAGACACGTTGCTGTCAATAATATCGATTTGGAAATACTGTCAGGTGAAGTTTATGGATTAATTGGTCCTAATGGTGCGGGGAAAACAACTCTCATCCGGATGTTAGCAGCTGCTGAAGAGCCAACAACGGGTGAGATTTATATAAATGGCGATCGCTTACTGCGGGACAAAAGCAACCCCACTCTCAAACGACGCTTGGGTTACTTACCGGATGACTATCCTCTTTACGAAGAACTGACTGTCTGGGACTACCTAGATTATTTTGCTCGGCTGTACCGTTTGCGCGATCCGCGCCGCACTCAACGCCTGCATGAAGTTTTAGAACTGATTCAATTAGGTAACAAGCGCAACAGTCTGATTTCTACCCTGTCACGAGGGATGAAACAACGCTTGTGTCTTGCCAGAACTATTATCCACGAACCTATTGTCTTGCTATTAGATGAACCAGTTTCCGGGCTCGATCCAATTGCCAGGATGCAGTTTCGTGAAATCATTAAAGTTTTGCAAGAAGCGGGAATGACAATACTCATTTCCTCCCACGTTCTTAGCGATTTAGCAGAACTGTGTACATCTGTGGGAATCATGGAACTTGGTTTTCTGGTAGAAAGTGCTTCTCTCCAACAACTTTACCAGCGCCTTGCTCGCCAACAAATTGCCATCTCTACTTTAGGAAAAATACCGGAACTTTTAGGCGAATTAAAAAATAATCCCCTCGTGCAAGAATGGGAAGTTTTACCTGCTAAGAATTGCGTGCTTGTCAATTTTTCAGGAAAACAAGAAGATTGTGCGGATTTGCTGCGCTCGCTGATAACAGCCAATATCCCCCTCACTGATTTTCACACCACACAAGAAGATTTAGAAACAATTTTCCTTAAATTAGGTCACAAGCAAGCATCTTAA
- a CDS encoding FlxA-like family protein, translating into MNDLISKLGDWNPQFFREIKGRLKGFNIAIAVGISLLGQIVLFLYQLRELPNDLYSQEGQYCFLRPEVLEKRRILGQQIENLYRQISKYSSNNPSGKSKIAELQLQIDRLQQQVTELSSQYCPIDQLNMQMWWRDHWQYIFSTLTIVFIFTLLVAGTYLLIDNLAKEERRGTLNFIRLSPQPATSVLIGKMLGVPILVYLFIIAALPFHLFAGRGANIATSHIFSFWIVTTACCIFFYNAALLFGLYCRWFSGFQPWLGSGAVLLFLIITMQSIWASPYVRSSTIWFQLFSPLDITAYLFPNLFLHRYQWKLLENLQFFYLPVGNSLLGLVSVHLLNYGVWIYFLWQGIIRCFRNSNTSLLSKRHSYFLVAWIQVLLWGFTLQYGKNYSQYCPGRDCVSFHDVNYQITQNFGWILIFNVVLFFGLLATLSPHRQTVQDWARYRHQNISSDRSVKNNFWLADLIWGEKSPILVSAFIYLAIATAPVVVWILLVPILHIDQTASLNLWINQVNRLNAILGVAMFITIMMVCATSVQRALLMKTKKRFFWAVGIVFVLLFVPQFALSILRLQPSTYPTFWLLSTWPWPGLKYSSTPIVFIVWLGELAVLGLLIWQLVKQVKVLGESATKALLVKE; encoded by the coding sequence ATGAATGATTTGATAAGTAAGCTGGGCGATTGGAATCCACAGTTTTTTAGGGAGATCAAAGGACGCTTAAAAGGTTTTAATATTGCGATCGCAGTTGGGATATCGCTTCTCGGTCAAATAGTTCTGTTTCTCTATCAATTGCGGGAACTTCCCAATGACTTGTATTCACAAGAAGGACAATACTGTTTTCTCCGTCCGGAAGTCCTAGAAAAACGACGGATTCTCGGTCAGCAAATAGAAAACCTTTACCGACAAATAAGTAAATATAGCAGTAATAACCCTTCTGGAAAAAGCAAAATTGCTGAATTGCAATTGCAAATCGATCGATTGCAGCAGCAAGTTACCGAGCTATCAAGCCAGTATTGCCCCATCGACCAATTAAATATGCAAATGTGGTGGCGCGACCACTGGCAATACATTTTCTCTACACTCACAATCGTTTTTATCTTCACCTTGTTAGTCGCAGGCACTTATTTGCTGATCGATAACTTAGCGAAAGAAGAACGGCGAGGAACTCTCAATTTTATTCGTCTGAGCCCTCAACCTGCAACAAGTGTTTTGATTGGCAAAATGTTAGGTGTACCAATACTGGTGTATCTCTTTATCATAGCCGCATTACCCTTTCATCTGTTTGCAGGGCGGGGTGCCAATATCGCCACCAGTCATATTTTCAGTTTCTGGATAGTCACCACCGCTTGCTGTATTTTCTTCTACAATGCTGCATTACTCTTTGGCTTATATTGCCGTTGGTTTAGTGGCTTTCAACCTTGGTTGGGTAGTGGTGCGGTTTTACTATTTCTGATAATTACGATGCAGTCAATATGGGCTAGCCCATACGTCAGGTCTTCAACTATCTGGTTTCAATTGTTCAGTCCACTTGATATCACGGCATACCTTTTTCCCAATTTGTTTCTCCATCGGTACCAATGGAAACTGCTGGAAAACTTACAGTTTTTCTATCTGCCAGTAGGAAACAGTCTTTTGGGATTAGTGAGCGTGCATTTATTAAATTACGGGGTGTGGATTTACTTTTTGTGGCAAGGAATAATCCGCTGCTTCCGTAACTCAAATACCAGTCTCTTAAGTAAGAGGCACAGTTATTTTCTGGTCGCTTGGATTCAAGTTCTTCTTTGGGGATTTACCTTACAGTATGGGAAAAACTATTCCCAGTATTGTCCGGGTCGTGATTGCGTTAGCTTTCACGATGTGAATTATCAAATTACTCAAAATTTTGGATGGATTCTAATCTTTAACGTAGTTCTATTTTTTGGGTTACTTGCAACCCTCTCACCTCACCGCCAAACCGTACAGGATTGGGCAAGATACCGACACCAAAATATTTCTAGCGATCGCAGTGTTAAAAATAACTTCTGGCTAGCCGATCTTATTTGGGGTGAAAAAAGCCCGATACTAGTCTCAGCATTCATTTATCTTGCGATCGCAACGGCTCCAGTGGTCGTTTGGATTTTACTAGTACCCATTTTACACATTGACCAAACCGCAAGTCTAAATTTGTGGATTAATCAGGTTAATAGATTAAACGCAATTTTAGGGGTAGCTATGTTTATTACTATCATGATGGTTTGTGCGACGAGCGTACAAAGAGCGTTATTGATGAAAACGAAAAAACGTTTTTTCTGGGCAGTTGGTATCGTGTTTGTCCTATTATTCGTACCTCAATTCGCTCTCTCAATCCTGCGTCTCCAACCTTCTACCTACCCTACATTTTGGTTACTGTCTACTTGGCCTTGGCCTGGTTTGAAATACAGTTCAACACCTATAGTTTTTATAGTTTGGTTGGGAGAGTTAGCAGTTTTGGGATTGTTAATTTGGCAGTTAGTCAAGCAGGTAAAGGTTTTAGGAGAATCTGCTACCAAAGCATTGCTAGTAAAAGAGTGA
- a CDS encoding DUF262 domain-containing protein, with protein MQASETKLQQIIEGTKQYVVPLFQRAYSWKKPEWQLLWNDIVELCATDNPRPHFMGSIVTMPTTSVPEGVTKYLLIDGQQRLTTVFILLCALRDRAKESDEELAAEIDNTILVNPYKKGLDYYKLQPTQLDRAPFHHIIKSPPQTNDSGISESYLFFEKKIRQSQLEIQKIKKVVCNNLSLVSVVLGTDDDPYLVFESLNAKGRPLTQADLIRNYFFMKIHADNQESVYTEYWQPMQILLGESLTEFIRHYLTKSGVEVKQSEVYFEIKERINKVEPLSYLKDLYKFSEYYAKLLNPEREKHEKIRKYLHRLNRLDINTVYPFLLNCYNDWMQSKITEKDLVAVLQIIENFILRRFVCNVQTRGLNRIFALLYSQVSKDTNLATDTFVERLKLALQNRDYPKNPEFKERLMDVKLYGSNRSEKAKLILESIEEFFKHKEQVSFDGLSIEHVMPQTLNNWWKEHLGEDWEVTHELLVHSLGNLTLTAYNSELSNAEFRMKQTHFQNSHLELNKYFHNKETWRREDIEARAAYLADLVLQIWSYFGNEQVQPSQPSSLTGSIPNRLRIFGQEHSVKSWRDVLEVTLNTIADLEPERFQEILQQFPRFVGWDEKDFRSTRQLQNGTFVEVNLSAKHIHAFCLKAIETAELSIEDWCIETVHSF; from the coding sequence ATGCAAGCCTCCGAAACTAAATTGCAACAAATTATTGAAGGGACGAAACAATACGTTGTCCCTTTGTTTCAGCGAGCTTACAGTTGGAAAAAACCGGAGTGGCAGCTGTTGTGGAATGACATAGTTGAACTTTGTGCAACGGATAATCCCCGTCCTCACTTTATGGGTTCTATTGTCACTATGCCAACGACATCTGTACCTGAAGGAGTAACTAAGTATCTTTTAATTGACGGACAACAGCGTTTAACAACAGTTTTTATTCTTTTATGTGCTTTACGAGATCGAGCAAAAGAATCTGACGAGGAGCTAGCAGCCGAAATTGATAATACTATTTTAGTTAACCCTTACAAAAAAGGCTTGGATTACTACAAGTTACAACCTACACAGTTAGACCGTGCTCCATTTCATCACATCATTAAATCTCCACCTCAAACAAATGATAGTGGTATTTCAGAAAGCTATCTTTTTTTTGAGAAGAAAATTCGGCAGAGTCAATTGGAAATTCAAAAAATTAAAAAGGTTGTTTGCAATAATCTATCTCTTGTAAGCGTAGTACTTGGTACTGATGACGATCCCTACTTAGTTTTTGAGAGCTTAAACGCCAAGGGAAGACCTCTGACACAAGCAGACTTGATCCGTAACTATTTCTTTATGAAAATTCATGCGGATAATCAAGAATCTGTTTATACTGAATATTGGCAGCCCATGCAAATTCTTTTGGGAGAGAGCCTGACCGAGTTTATTCGTCATTACCTGACAAAAAGTGGTGTTGAAGTCAAGCAGAGTGAAGTTTATTTTGAAATCAAAGAAAGAATTAACAAAGTTGAACCTTTGTCGTATCTAAAAGATTTATATAAATTTTCTGAATACTATGCAAAACTTTTGAACCCAGAGAGAGAAAAACATGAAAAGATTCGGAAATATCTCCATCGTCTCAATCGTTTAGATATCAATACTGTCTACCCATTTTTATTAAACTGCTACAATGATTGGATGCAATCTAAAATAACAGAGAAAGACTTGGTTGCAGTTCTGCAAATTATTGAGAATTTTATCCTTCGTCGTTTCGTATGTAATGTTCAAACAAGGGGATTAAATAGAATTTTTGCCTTGCTTTACTCACAAGTTAGTAAAGATACAAATCTAGCTACTGATACTTTTGTGGAGCGATTAAAGTTAGCTCTTCAGAACCGCGATTATCCAAAAAATCCAGAGTTTAAAGAACGATTAATGGATGTCAAGCTATACGGTAGTAATCGTTCTGAGAAAGCAAAGCTTATTCTTGAATCTATTGAAGAATTCTTTAAGCATAAGGAGCAAGTATCTTTTGATGGACTTTCTATAGAACACGTTATGCCACAAACTTTAAATAACTGGTGGAAAGAACATTTGGGAGAAGATTGGGAAGTAACCCATGAATTACTCGTTCATTCTTTAGGCAATCTAACGCTTACAGCGTATAATTCTGAACTTTCTAATGCTGAGTTTCGGATGAAGCAAACTCATTTTCAAAATAGTCATCTGGAATTGAATAAGTATTTTCACAATAAAGAGACTTGGCGCAGAGAGGATATTGAAGCACGAGCAGCATATCTTGCAGATCTTGTTTTGCAGATTTGGAGCTACTTTGGTAACGAGCAAGTACAACCTTCTCAACCTAGTAGCTTAACGGGTAGCATTCCGAATCGACTTCGTATATTTGGACAAGAACATTCCGTGAAAAGCTGGCGAGATGTTTTAGAAGTTACATTAAACACGATTGCCGATCTCGAACCTGAGCGATTTCAAGAAATTTTGCAGCAGTTTCCTCGTTTTGTAGGATGGGATGAAAAAGACTTTCGTAGTACTCGACAACTCCAAAATGGAACTTTTGTTGAAGTTAATTTGTCAGCAAAACACATTCATGCATTCTGCTTAAAGGCGATAGAAACGGCAGAGTTATCAATTGAAGACTGGTGTATTGAGACAGTGCATTCATTTTAG
- a CDS encoding succinate--CoA ligase subunit alpha yields the protein MNLTPDSKVLIQGFCEYITVTHVTQMKAYGTNVVAGVNPGCGGQEIYGLPVYDLVEEVVEQYGVIDTTIICVHPYQVLDAALEAIASGIGQLIIISPGVPPLDMVQLLRKAEATETIVVGPNSPGIIVPGKILLGTQPSEFYIPGSVGILSRSTTLTYEVARELTHAGLGQSLSVSIGSDAIVGSSFLQWLEILDEDEATKAIVLVGQPGGGREEAAAHYIAEAIDKPVIAYIAGTQAPPVKQWRQTGTLAAVIGRDPDFGTAKSKVSAFSHTRVPVAERPSQIPELVKKVLG from the coding sequence ATGAACTTAACACCAGATAGCAAAGTATTAATCCAAGGATTTTGTGAGTATATTACAGTCACTCACGTGACACAAATGAAAGCATATGGCACAAATGTTGTAGCAGGTGTCAATCCTGGTTGTGGCGGACAGGAAATATACGGTTTGCCAGTTTATGACTTGGTTGAAGAGGTTGTGGAACAATATGGAGTTATCGATACAACGATTATTTGCGTGCATCCATACCAAGTTTTAGATGCAGCGTTAGAAGCGATCGCATCTGGGATCGGTCAGCTGATTATTATATCTCCTGGGGTACCACCACTCGATATGGTACAACTTCTGCGGAAAGCTGAGGCAACAGAAACTATCGTGGTAGGACCCAATAGCCCTGGTATTATCGTACCGGGCAAAATTCTCTTGGGGACTCAACCAAGCGAATTTTATATCCCAGGCTCTGTGGGAATTCTCAGTCGCAGCACGACTTTGACTTATGAAGTTGCAAGGGAATTAACTCATGCTGGGTTGGGACAGTCGCTCAGCGTCAGCATCGGTAGTGATGCGATCGTCGGTTCGTCTTTTTTGCAATGGCTGGAAATATTGGATGAAGATGAAGCAACCAAGGCGATCGTCTTAGTTGGACAACCGGGTGGAGGTCGTGAAGAAGCTGCAGCCCATTATATTGCTGAAGCCATAGACAAACCAGTTATTGCTTACATTGCAGGAACACAAGCACCACCTGTCAAACAGTGGCGTCAAACCGGGACTTTAGCAGCTGTGATAGGACGCGATCCCGATTTTGGTACGGCAAAAAGCAAAGTATCGGCTTTTTCTCACACAAGGGTTCCAGTCGCCGAACGTCCTTCTCAAATCCCAGAATTGGTGAAGAAGGTTCTGGGATAG